From the Mangifera indica cultivar Alphonso chromosome 10, CATAS_Mindica_2.1, whole genome shotgun sequence genome, one window contains:
- the LOC123228379 gene encoding nuclear transcription factor Y subunit A-7-like, whose amino-acid sequence MTSSVHDPSDNSEADEQQKHSESQIHSSSPVSGMSYPGVRTPLQYTTPQLGAVHAMAPAPYPYPDPYYRSIFAPYDAQSYPPQPYGGQPMVHLQLMGIRQAGVPLQSDAVEEPVFVNAKQYHGILRRRQSRAKAESENKATKSRKPYLHESRHLHALRRARGCGGRFLNSNKSENKQTESASDNKSQPDINLNSDKSELASLDGTS is encoded by the exons ATGACTTCTTCGGTGCATGATCCATCTG ATAACAGTGAAGCTGATGAGCAGCAAAAGCACTCGGAATCCCAGATTCATTCCTCATCACCTGTGAGTGGAATGTCTTACCCTGGCGTCAGAACCCCACTTCAGTATACAACCCCTCAACTTGGGGCAGTCCATGCTATG GCACCGGCACCTTACCCATATCCGGATCCGTATTATAGAAGCATATTTGCTCCCTATGATGCACAATCTTATCCTCCACAGCCTTATGGTGGACAACCAATG GTCCACCTTCAGTTGATGGGGATTCGGCAAGCTGGAGTTCCTTTGCAGTCAGATGCAGTTGAGGAGCCTGTGTTTGTTAATGCAAAACAATATCATGGCATCTTGAGACGTCGACAGTCTCGTGCAAAAGCTGAATCAGAGAATAAAGCTACTAAGTCTCGGAAG CCATACTTGCATGAATCTCGACATCTGCATGCATTAAGAAGAGCTAGAGGATGTGGAGGTCGGTTtctcaattcaaataaatctgAAAACAAACAAACGGAGTCAGCATCAGATAATAAATCACAGCCTGATATCAATCTCAACTCTGATAAATCTGAACTTGCTTCCTTAGATGGCACATCCTAA